The following proteins are co-located in the Vigna angularis cultivar LongXiaoDou No.4 chromosome 2, ASM1680809v1, whole genome shotgun sequence genome:
- the LOC108328332 gene encoding protein trichome birefringence-like 34 isoform X1 — protein MKMAKTQQVMVGGSSWGVRNTFHSLVAILTTLILLTTTIYVRHDRGHLSPTINASSNSSFSSSSSSSSSSSSSSKCDFFSGKWVFDNQSYPLYKELQCSFMSDQLACEKFGRKDLSYQNWRWQPNHCDLPRFNATALLERLRNKRLVFVGDSLIRGQWVSMVCLVDSILPKTLKSMHSTANASLNIFKAKEYNASIEHYWSPLLVESNSDDPVNHKVVERTVRVKAIEKHAKYWTDADFLVFNTYLWWRRPVMNVLWGSFGDPDGVYKGVEMLRVYEMALRTWSDWLEVHVNRNKTRLFFVSMSPTHERAEEWGAGKGNNCYNETDMIAEEGYWGKGSDPKMMRVVENVLYDLKERGLNVQMLNITQLSEYRKEGHPSIYRKQWNSLTQEQIANPKSYADCIHWCLPGVPDVWNELLYAYIFYQ, from the exons ATGAAAATGGCAAAGACACAGCAAGTGATGGTAGGAGGAAGTTCTTGGGGAGTTAGAAACACCTTTCATTCTCTTGTAGCCATCTTAACCACTCTTATACTTCTCACTACTACCATTTATGTAAGACATGACAGAGGACATTTATCTCCCACCATAAATGCCTCTAGTAATTCCTCCttctcatcatcttcttcttcatcatcatcatcatcatcatcatcaaagtGTGACTTCTTCTCTGGTAAGTGGGTTTTTGATAACCAATCGTATCCATTGTACAAAGAGCTGCAATGCAGCTTCATGTCAGATCAGTTGGCTTGTGAGAAGTTTGGAAGGAAAGACCTTAGTTACCAGAATTGGAGATGGCAACCTAACCACTGTGATCTTCCAAG GTTCAATGCCACAGCACTGCTTGAAAGACTAAGGAACAAGAGACTTGTGTTTGTGGGGGATTCACTCATCAGAGGCCAATGGGTTTCCATGGTCTGTCTTGTTGACTCTATACTTCCCAAAACCCTCAAATCCATGCATTCCACTGCTAATGCTTCACTCAACATTTTCAAGGCCAAA GAATACAATGCAAGTATTGAGCACTATTGGTCTCCGTTACTTGTAGAATCGAACTCAGATGACCCAGTAAACCATAAGGTGGTAGAACGCACAGTGAGAGTGAAGGCAATAGAAAAACATGCAAAGTATTGGACCGATGCAGATTTTCTGGTTTTCAATACATATCTGTGGTGGAGAAGGCCAGTCATGAATGTTCT GTGGGGATCATTTGGAGACCCAGATGGTGTCTACAAAGGTGTGGAAATGTTGAGAGTCTATGAAATGGCCCTGAGAACGTGGTCCGATTGGTTGGAAGTGCATGTCAATCGTAACAAGACCCGTTTGTTTTTCGTTAGCATGTCACCCACTCATGAAAG GGCTGAAGAATGGGGAGCTGGAAAGGGTAACAATTGTTACAATGAAACTGATATGATTGCAGAAGAAGGTTATTGGGGCAAGGGGTCTGACCCTAAAATGATGCGTGTGGTGGAGAATGTGCTTTATGATTTGAAAGAAAGAGGTTTGAATGTTCAAATGCTTAACATCACACAACTTTCAGAATACAGAAAAGAAGGACACCCATCTATCTACAGGAAGCAGTGGAATTCTCTAACACAAGAACAGATTGCAAACCCAAAAAGTTATGCAGATTGCATACATTGGTGCCTTCCTGGTGTCCCTGATGTGTGGAATGAACTCCTTTATGCCTATATTTTCTACCAATAA
- the LOC108328332 gene encoding protein trichome birefringence-like 34 isoform X2, protein MPLVIPPSHHLLLHHHHHHHHQSVTSSLVSGFLITNRIHCTKSCNAASCQISWLVRSLEGKTLVTRIGDGNLTTVIFQALLERLRNKRLVFVGDSLIRGQWVSMVCLVDSILPKTLKSMHSTANASLNIFKAKEYNASIEHYWSPLLVESNSDDPVNHKVVERTVRVKAIEKHAKYWTDADFLVFNTYLWWRRPVMNVLWGSFGDPDGVYKGVEMLRVYEMALRTWSDWLEVHVNRNKTRLFFVSMSPTHERAEEWGAGKGNNCYNETDMIAEEGYWGKGSDPKMMRVVENVLYDLKERGLNVQMLNITQLSEYRKEGHPSIYRKQWNSLTQEQIANPKSYADCIHWCLPGVPDVWNELLYAYIFYQ, encoded by the exons ATGCCTCTAGTAATTCCTCCttctcatcatcttcttcttcatcatcatcatcatcatcatcatcaaagtGTGACTTCTTCTCTGGTAAGTGGGTTTTTGATAACCAATCGTATCCATTGTACAAAGAGCTGCAATGCAGCTTCATGTCAGATCAGTTGGCTTGTGAGAAGTTTGGAAGGAAAGACCTTAGTTACCAGAATTGGAGATGGCAACCTAACCACTGTGATCTTCCAAG CACTGCTTGAAAGACTAAGGAACAAGAGACTTGTGTTTGTGGGGGATTCACTCATCAGAGGCCAATGGGTTTCCATGGTCTGTCTTGTTGACTCTATACTTCCCAAAACCCTCAAATCCATGCATTCCACTGCTAATGCTTCACTCAACATTTTCAAGGCCAAA GAATACAATGCAAGTATTGAGCACTATTGGTCTCCGTTACTTGTAGAATCGAACTCAGATGACCCAGTAAACCATAAGGTGGTAGAACGCACAGTGAGAGTGAAGGCAATAGAAAAACATGCAAAGTATTGGACCGATGCAGATTTTCTGGTTTTCAATACATATCTGTGGTGGAGAAGGCCAGTCATGAATGTTCT GTGGGGATCATTTGGAGACCCAGATGGTGTCTACAAAGGTGTGGAAATGTTGAGAGTCTATGAAATGGCCCTGAGAACGTGGTCCGATTGGTTGGAAGTGCATGTCAATCGTAACAAGACCCGTTTGTTTTTCGTTAGCATGTCACCCACTCATGAAAG GGCTGAAGAATGGGGAGCTGGAAAGGGTAACAATTGTTACAATGAAACTGATATGATTGCAGAAGAAGGTTATTGGGGCAAGGGGTCTGACCCTAAAATGATGCGTGTGGTGGAGAATGTGCTTTATGATTTGAAAGAAAGAGGTTTGAATGTTCAAATGCTTAACATCACACAACTTTCAGAATACAGAAAAGAAGGACACCCATCTATCTACAGGAAGCAGTGGAATTCTCTAACACAAGAACAGATTGCAAACCCAAAAAGTTATGCAGATTGCATACATTGGTGCCTTCCTGGTGTCCCTGATGTGTGGAATGAACTCCTTTATGCCTATATTTTCTACCAATAA
- the LOC108327862 gene encoding abscisic acid receptor PYL4: MPNSSLSPTTAAVPDVVARHHIHAVAPHQCCSAVVQEIAAPVSTVWSVVRRFDNPQAYKHFVKSCHVILGDGDVGTLREVRVISGLPAAVSTERLDVLDDERHVIGFSMVGGDHRLSNYRSVTTLHPRSAAGTVVVESYVVDVPPGNTTDDTRVFVDTILRCNLQSLAKFAENLARTTKLHHQQR; this comes from the coding sequence ATGCCGAATTCCTCTCTCTCTCCGACCACCGCTGCGGTCCCAGACGTGGTGGCCCGCCACCACATCCACGCGGTGGCCCCGCACCAGTGCTGCTCCGCCGTGGTGCAGGAGATCGCGGCGCCGGTCTCCACCGTGTGGTCCGTGGTGCGGCGCTTCGACAACCCACAGGCCTACAAGCACTTCGTGAAGAGCTGCCACGTCATCCTGGGAGACGGCGACGTCGGCACGCTCCGCGAGGTGCGCGTGATCTCCGGCCTCCCGGCCGCCGTCAGCACCGAGCGCCTCGACGTCCTCGACGACGAGCGCCACGTCATTGGCTTCAGCATGGTCGGCGGCGATCACCGCCTCTCCAACTACCGCTCCGTCACAACCCTCCACCCGCGCTCCGCCGCGGGCACCGTCGTCGTCGAGTCCTACGTCGTGGATGTCCCACCCGGCAACACCACCGACGACACGCGCGTGTTCGTCGATACCATCCTCCGCTGCAACCTCCAATCCCTCGCCAAATTCGCCGAAAATCTCGCACGAACGACCAAACTGCATCATCAACAACGGTGA